A region from the Ichthyobacterium seriolicida genome encodes:
- a CDS encoding ABC transporter ATP-binding protein, which produces MKKKRNIKTLFKLIKFAKKYKKYYYSAIFIAILLSIVGTIRPVLIKISVDNYIVPKQFEGFVFFICIILFVLLIEVIFQFCFVYLAGWLANTIVKDLRDMVFKHILYMRVVYFNKTKIGTLITRVVSDINTIANIFEQGLLLIFGDVFKLSVITIIMLYVNYKLALLVFMVFPIMLWATKIFQSSIKTAFNDVRDELTKLNIFIQERIVGMKIVQLFNRENYEYEKFKEINNNYKQANIRTILYFSIFFPVVEILSSLALLLVVWYGGYQIVFYEDMTLGDIFAFIVLINMLFRPLRQMADKFNTLQMGIIAAERVFVLLNNDDREITDKDSISLKRIDGNIIFDDVHFSYSDNNPVLKGISFGVKAGQTVAIVGTTGAGKSTIINLVNRFYDISRGSITIDGISIKKIRNLRNHIGLVSQDVFLFSESILYNVTLNQKSISRECVIEGAKEIGIHDFIMTLPGNYDYNIKERGGVLSVGQRQLISFLRVYVTNPSILILDEATSSVDSYSEMLIQKAINKIIEGRTSIVIAHRLATIQKADKILVVEKGKLVEQGDHSQLLKIENGYYKRLYQTQFKDREREKTKS; this is translated from the coding sequence ATGAAGAAAAAAAGAAATATAAAGACCTTATTTAAGCTTATAAAATTTGCAAAAAAGTATAAGAAATATTATTACTCAGCTATCTTTATAGCTATTTTACTCTCCATTGTTGGAACTATAAGACCTGTTCTAATAAAGATCTCAGTAGACAATTATATAGTACCCAAACAATTTGAAGGATTTGTATTTTTTATTTGCATCATATTATTCGTTTTACTCATAGAGGTAATATTTCAGTTTTGTTTTGTCTATTTAGCTGGTTGGCTAGCTAATACCATAGTTAAAGATTTAAGGGATATGGTTTTTAAACACATCCTTTATATGAGAGTGGTTTATTTCAATAAGACGAAAATAGGCACTTTAATAACAAGAGTCGTATCAGATATAAATACTATTGCCAATATCTTTGAACAAGGCTTGTTGTTGATATTTGGAGATGTCTTTAAATTATCAGTGATAACCATAATAATGTTATACGTAAACTACAAATTAGCATTATTAGTTTTTATGGTTTTCCCCATAATGTTGTGGGCTACTAAAATTTTTCAATCTTCTATAAAAACTGCGTTTAACGATGTTAGAGATGAGCTGACAAAACTCAATATATTCATACAAGAACGAATAGTAGGCATGAAGATAGTTCAACTGTTTAATAGGGAAAATTACGAGTATGAAAAATTTAAAGAGATAAATAATAACTATAAACAAGCCAACATAAGGACAATATTATATTTCTCTATATTTTTCCCCGTGGTCGAGATTCTGTCCTCTTTAGCTCTTTTATTAGTAGTTTGGTACGGAGGTTATCAAATTGTCTTTTATGAAGATATGACCTTGGGAGATATATTTGCCTTTATAGTACTCATAAATATGTTATTTAGACCATTGCGTCAGATGGCAGATAAATTCAATACACTTCAAATGGGCATTATAGCAGCCGAAAGAGTATTTGTCTTATTAAATAACGATGATAGAGAAATTACAGATAAAGATTCTATCTCTTTAAAAAGAATAGATGGAAATATAATTTTTGATGATGTACACTTTTCATATTCAGACAATAACCCTGTATTAAAGGGAATTTCTTTTGGGGTTAAGGCCGGCCAAACAGTTGCTATAGTAGGAACTACTGGCGCTGGAAAATCTACTATTATCAATTTGGTAAATCGCTTTTACGATATATCTAGAGGAAGTATAACAATAGATGGAATCTCAATAAAGAAAATAAGAAATTTACGCAATCACATAGGTCTAGTTTCACAAGATGTATTTCTATTTTCAGAGAGTATTTTATACAATGTAACTCTAAATCAAAAGTCTATTAGTAGAGAATGTGTAATAGAAGGAGCTAAGGAAATAGGTATTCACGATTTTATAATGACCTTGCCAGGAAATTACGACTATAACATAAAAGAGAGAGGAGGTGTTTTATCTGTAGGCCAAAGGCAATTGATTTCTTTCTTAAGGGTATATGTGACTAATCCATCTATATTAATTTTAGATGAAGCTACTTCTTCTGTAGACAGTTATTCGGAGATGTTAATACAAAAAGCTATAAATAAAATAATAGAGGGGAGAACTTCTATAGTAATAGCTCATAGATTAGCCACAATACAAAAAGCAGATAAAATACTGGTAGTGGAAAAAGGAAAGTTAGTCGAGCAAGGGGATCATTCACAACTCTTAAAAATAGAAAACGGATACTACAAACGACTATATCAAACTCAGTTTAAAGACCGTGAAAGAGAAAAAACTAAATCTTAA
- a CDS encoding flippase, with protein sequence MVFRQIRLKIDELKSHISFIKYFKNISWLLLGKALRIFSIGVFNIFLARSLGPEKMGLLSYASGFTAFITSFTYLGLDRIVVKELVKQKNKRDVLLGTAFFLKLACAILVITVVYSIINSLEGDKYDENILVFVMSLITIFQSFGVIRFYFQSKISDKLVVCVDLLGLLTTLILQTLFILGNVSLIFFAWALVFENIILALGLVFIYGYSKLSILKWFFNFKQAIYLLKESWPLIISSIATIIYMRIDQVMIKIMLGNSEAGYYSVSVMFAEAWNFIPIFISYSVFPAIVKSKKLGEKIYYSRLQKFYDLMIWISLIIIIPMFFISSWIIEFMFGMQYSQASEALNIYIWSIVFLFLGVANSGYIVNEGLQIIDMIKIIISSIFNIILNYLLIPRIGIEGAAWSTLISYFTSNYLLLLLFKDTRKSFFLLSKSLLFNSTFIYVKKYIQSIR encoded by the coding sequence GTGGTATTTAGACAGATAAGGCTAAAAATAGATGAGCTTAAATCTCACATAAGTTTTATAAAGTATTTTAAAAATATCTCTTGGCTCCTTTTAGGAAAAGCATTGCGTATATTTTCAATAGGTGTGTTTAATATTTTTTTGGCGAGGAGTTTAGGTCCCGAAAAGATGGGTTTGTTGAGTTACGCCAGTGGTTTTACAGCTTTTATAACTTCCTTTACATACTTGGGGCTAGACAGAATAGTTGTCAAAGAATTAGTAAAACAAAAAAATAAAAGAGACGTTTTATTAGGCACTGCATTCTTTTTAAAGTTAGCCTGTGCTATTTTAGTTATTACTGTAGTCTACTCTATAATTAATTCCTTGGAGGGTGATAAATACGATGAAAACATACTCGTATTTGTAATGTCTTTAATTACTATTTTTCAGAGTTTTGGGGTTATAAGATTTTATTTTCAGAGCAAGATTAGCGATAAACTCGTAGTATGTGTAGATCTCCTGGGCTTATTGACTACTTTAATTTTACAGACTTTATTTATACTTGGCAATGTATCTCTTATATTCTTTGCTTGGGCTCTTGTATTTGAAAATATCATACTAGCACTTGGTTTAGTTTTTATATATGGATATAGTAAGCTATCTATTCTCAAGTGGTTTTTCAATTTTAAACAAGCCATATATCTCCTCAAGGAGAGTTGGCCTCTTATTATATCTTCCATAGCTACTATAATATATATGAGGATAGATCAGGTTATGATCAAGATAATGTTAGGCAACAGTGAAGCTGGGTATTACTCTGTATCAGTGATGTTTGCCGAAGCGTGGAACTTCATTCCTATATTCATATCTTATTCTGTTTTTCCTGCTATTGTAAAATCTAAAAAATTAGGAGAAAAAATCTATTATAGCAGATTGCAAAAATTCTATGATTTAATGATTTGGATATCTTTGATCATTATCATACCCATGTTTTTCATTAGCAGTTGGATCATAGAATTTATGTTTGGAATGCAATACAGCCAAGCATCGGAGGCTTTAAATATATATATATGGTCTATAGTATTCTTATTTTTAGGCGTAGCCAATAGTGGATATATAGTAAATGAGGGATTACAAATTATAGATATGATTAAAATAATTATATCATCTATTTTCAACATTATTTTGAATTACTTATTGATACCCAGAATTGGAATAGAAGGGGCTGCTTGGAGCACATTGATTTCTTATTTCACATCTAATTATTTATTGTTATTACTATTTAAGGATACGAGGAAAAGTTTTTTTCTATTATCTAAAAGTCTGTTGTTCAACAGTACATTTATCTATGTTAAAAAGTATATCCAGTCTATTAGGTAA
- a CDS encoding GDP-L-fucose synthase family protein: MEKDSKIYVAGHRGLAGSAIVDKLKSRGYKNILTRTSKELDLRNQKATEDFFHLEKPDYVFLTAAKVGGVMANNKLRASFIYDNIMIQTNVIHNSYLNQVKKLMFLGSTCVYPKESSQPMKENYLLTSDLEYTNEPYAIAKIAGIKMCESYNIQHNTNYICVMPTNLYGKNDNFDLDGSHVLSALLRKFHLAKLLSENKYQEIIDDIKTGLNNKEIRDYLSKFGINKESVQVWGTGKPKRDFLSSQDMADACIFIMENKNFSDLFDPEDKQIKNTHINIGTGKEVSIYELSVLIKRIVGFEGSVVFDDKKPDGTLRKLTDTSRLDEWGWKYKTSLEDGIKEMYKWYLDR, from the coding sequence ATGGAAAAAGACAGTAAAATATACGTAGCTGGCCATAGGGGATTAGCTGGTTCTGCTATAGTTGATAAATTGAAATCACGCGGATATAAAAATATATTAACTAGAACATCCAAAGAATTAGATCTGAGAAATCAAAAAGCTACTGAAGATTTTTTTCATTTAGAAAAACCTGATTATGTCTTTTTAACAGCTGCCAAAGTGGGTGGAGTTATGGCTAATAATAAATTGAGGGCCTCATTTATCTACGATAATATTATGATACAGACTAATGTCATTCATAATAGTTATTTAAACCAAGTAAAAAAGCTAATGTTTTTAGGAAGCACTTGTGTATATCCTAAAGAGTCTTCTCAACCTATGAAAGAGAATTATTTACTCACTTCAGATCTGGAATATACAAATGAACCATATGCGATAGCAAAAATAGCAGGTATTAAGATGTGTGAAAGTTATAATATTCAGCATAATACTAATTATATCTGCGTTATGCCAACTAATTTATATGGAAAAAATGATAATTTCGATTTAGACGGTTCACATGTATTATCTGCTCTATTGCGTAAGTTTCACTTGGCAAAGTTATTATCTGAGAATAAATATCAAGAAATAATAGATGACATAAAAACAGGGCTCAATAATAAGGAGATAAGAGATTATCTATCAAAATTTGGCATTAATAAAGAAAGTGTTCAAGTATGGGGAACGGGAAAACCTAAAAGGGATTTTTTATCTTCTCAAGATATGGCTGATGCTTGTATATTTATTATGGAAAACAAAAATTTTTCAGATTTATTCGACCCCGAGGATAAACAAATAAAGAATACTCATATAAATATAGGAACTGGTAAAGAGGTAAGCATATATGAATTATCTGTACTTATAAAGAGAATTGTGGGGTTTGAGGGATCTGTAGTCTTTGATGATAAAAAACCTGATGGCACGTTGAGGAAGTTAACAGATACTAGTAGATTAGATGAATGGGGCTGGAAATATAAAACCAGTTTGGAAGATGGAATAAAAGAGATGTACAAGTGGTATTTAGACAGATAA
- a CDS encoding tyrosine-type recombinase/integrase, translating to MHKEEFLRYLSVDKKYSSHTISAYSRDIDDFVIFVVGESDHMDFLKVDRDVFRAWIAFMFESGLSNRSINRKLISLRSFYRYLLKEDYINDNPLKQITPLKANKKIYPSFSISEMDSLWGREIFTDDFQGVRDSLILELLYFTGIRLSELIELKIKDIDLMLSQIKVLGKGNKERIIPICENFKRVISKYISLREGFLNDSKSEMFFITDSKKKVYSTFVYKKVNLYLSQVSSKEKRSPHMLRHTFATHLLDNGADINEIKELLGHSSLASTQHYIHQSIKKIKHSYNSAHPRAKKNR from the coding sequence GTGCATAAGGAAGAATTTTTGAGGTATCTCTCTGTAGATAAAAAATACTCGTCTCATACTATAAGTGCTTATTCTAGAGATATAGATGACTTTGTCATTTTCGTAGTAGGTGAAAGTGACCATATGGATTTTTTGAAAGTAGACAGAGATGTTTTTCGTGCTTGGATTGCCTTTATGTTCGAATCTGGATTATCCAATAGATCCATAAATAGAAAGTTGATTAGCTTGAGGAGTTTTTACAGATATTTACTAAAAGAAGACTATATAAATGATAATCCTCTAAAGCAGATTACACCACTAAAAGCGAATAAAAAAATCTATCCTTCCTTTTCTATTTCTGAGATGGATTCTCTGTGGGGGAGAGAAATATTCACAGATGATTTTCAAGGTGTTAGAGATAGTCTTATCTTAGAGTTATTGTATTTCACAGGCATCCGGTTAAGTGAATTAATTGAATTGAAGATAAAAGATATAGATTTGATGCTCAGTCAGATAAAAGTTTTAGGTAAGGGAAATAAAGAACGTATCATCCCGATATGTGAAAATTTTAAACGAGTAATTTCAAAGTACATTTCTCTAAGAGAAGGGTTTTTAAACGATTCAAAAAGTGAAATGTTTTTTATAACAGATTCCAAAAAGAAAGTCTATAGTACCTTTGTGTATAAAAAAGTCAATTTATATCTAAGTCAAGTCTCTTCCAAAGAGAAGAGAAGCCCGCATATGTTGAGGCATACTTTTGCTACTCATCTATTAGATAATGGAGCAGATATAAATGAGATAAAAGAATTATTGGGGCATTCTAGTTTGGCTTCCACACAACATTATATTCATCAGAGTATTAAAAAAATAAAACATTCTTATAACTCAGCTCATCCTAGGGCTAAAAAAAATAGATAA
- a CDS encoding DUF368 domain-containing protein: MNRKITDYITIVLKGMFMGAADIVPGVSGGTIAFISGIYEEFISSIKNINITAVKFVLKGDLSSLWKYINGNFLFCVFLGIGISVMSLSKLIAYLSEAYPILLWSFFFGLILSSIVIILKEIDKISFSVILCLLVGALLAYYITRVSPTSIPDTYSFLFLSGFIAIIAMILPGISGAFILLLLGSYENIINTVNFLREGIYTFNMELIFSSGSKLVVFWTGCAVGLLIFSKILSWMFKSYRDITLSVLTGFMIGFLNKVWPWKKKVYKGDSHPDNISFSEDLFFPSLNSEDMLIASILIFLLGIVSIILIDRYAKKQNFKPSK; encoded by the coding sequence ATGAATAGAAAGATTACAGATTATATTACTATAGTTTTAAAGGGTATGTTTATGGGCGCTGCCGATATAGTGCCTGGTGTGTCAGGAGGCACTATAGCTTTTATCTCTGGAATTTATGAGGAATTTATAAGTTCTATCAAAAACATTAACATAACCGCTGTCAAGTTTGTCCTAAAAGGAGATCTATCATCTCTGTGGAAGTACATAAATGGTAATTTCCTTTTTTGTGTATTTCTAGGGATAGGCATAAGTGTTATGAGTTTGTCTAAACTAATAGCATATCTCTCGGAGGCGTATCCTATCTTACTTTGGTCATTTTTCTTTGGTCTAATACTGTCATCTATAGTAATAATACTAAAGGAAATAGATAAGATTTCATTTAGTGTTATTCTGTGTCTTTTAGTCGGTGCTTTATTGGCGTATTACATAACTAGGGTTTCTCCTACAAGTATTCCTGACACTTATTCTTTTCTTTTTTTATCGGGTTTTATAGCTATAATAGCCATGATATTACCAGGAATTTCAGGTGCTTTTATACTGTTGCTACTAGGTTCTTATGAAAATATAATAAACACAGTAAATTTTTTGAGGGAAGGCATATACACTTTTAACATGGAATTAATATTTTCATCAGGGAGTAAATTGGTAGTTTTTTGGACTGGATGCGCAGTTGGTCTGTTGATATTTTCTAAAATTTTATCTTGGATGTTTAAATCGTATAGAGATATTACACTATCGGTTTTAACAGGTTTTATGATTGGTTTTTTAAATAAGGTTTGGCCTTGGAAGAAGAAGGTTTACAAAGGGGATTCACATCCTGATAATATTTCATTTTCGGAGGACTTGTTTTTTCCATCATTAAATTCTGAAGATATGCTCATAGCATCTATTCTAATATTTTTATTGGGGATCGTGAGCATAATTTTGATAGATAGATACGCAAAAAAACAGAATTTCAAACCTTCAAAATAA
- a CDS encoding shikimate dehydrogenase family protein: MRREYGLIGKDISHSFSKGYFTEKFKRENISDAVYHNIDISEIDGFKNIFIEFPNIKGLNVTIPYKEKIITLLEDLDLSAREVRAVNTIKVFDKNRTVGYNTDIIGFEQSLIPLLKKFHNRALILGTGGASKAVVFVLKKIGIDFVMASRNPIDKGQISYSDIDENIMRECKLIVNTTPLGTYPIIDVAPDIPYHYLTKDHFLFDLIYNPDKTLFLQRGMKSQSTCSNGFRMLCLQAEESWKIWNE; the protein is encoded by the coding sequence ATGAGAAGGGAATACGGGCTAATTGGTAAAGACATATCTCATTCATTTTCAAAGGGGTATTTTACTGAAAAATTTAAAAGAGAAAATATTTCTGATGCGGTGTATCACAATATAGACATATCTGAAATAGATGGGTTTAAAAATATCTTTATAGAATTTCCAAATATTAAAGGTTTAAATGTAACTATACCTTACAAGGAAAAAATAATTACTCTATTAGAGGATCTAGACCTCAGTGCTCGAGAGGTTAGAGCCGTTAATACGATAAAGGTTTTTGATAAAAATAGAACTGTTGGTTATAACACAGATATTATTGGTTTTGAACAATCACTTATACCCTTATTAAAGAAATTTCACAATAGAGCATTGATTTTGGGCACTGGAGGAGCATCCAAAGCTGTGGTTTTTGTGTTGAAGAAGATAGGTATAGATTTTGTTATGGCATCTCGTAATCCAATAGATAAAGGACAGATCTCATATTCCGATATAGATGAAAATATCATGAGAGAGTGTAAATTGATAGTAAACACAACTCCATTGGGCACTTATCCCATTATAGATGTAGCTCCTGATATTCCGTATCACTATTTGACAAAAGATCATTTTCTATTTGATTTAATTTATAATCCAGATAAAACTCTATTCTTACAAAGAGGTATGAAAAGCCAATCTACTTGTAGTAATGGATTTAGAATGTTATGTTTGCAGGCTGAGGAATCTTGGAAAATATGGAATGAATAA